A window of the Equus przewalskii isolate Varuska chromosome 10, EquPr2, whole genome shotgun sequence genome harbors these coding sequences:
- the USP36 gene encoding ubiquitin carboxyl-terminal hydrolase 36 isoform X3 yields the protein MQKACLSGCAKLDRQTQATTLVHQIFGGYLRSRVKCSVCKSVSDTYDPYLDVALEIRQAANIVRALELFVKPDVLSGENAYMCAKCKKKVPASKRFTIHRTSSVLTLSLKRFANFSGGKITKDVGYPEFLNIRPYMSQSSGEPVVYGLYAVLVHSGYSCHAGHYYCYVKASNGQWYQMNDSLVHSSNIKVVLNQQAYVLFYLRIPGFKKSPEGSISRTVSSLPSRPGAVPDHVRKNVGNGTVSSPLTGKRLDPAAMKKLQSVEELGVPVSRNGSVSGPKSQNGYTPPKPPSGSPSPRLSKTPTHLPTILDEPGKKAKKSAPLQHFSPSPRTSQGFHGTSDSSGGRSESHRQATWDGRSAVLPTSPKLPAGVTANGHGPKGGDESPDPERRDSSSSSPEHSASSGPAKTPQTPRSAAAHFCDSQGTNSSAAGPSKVLLDGEGAKVVKPKSPVLNSTASEPASTMSPPPAKKLALSAKKASTLRRATGNDLHPPALSPSSDLTYPRKTTHPVVASTWPVGTIRAISPAPRSSSHPKPPPGPRRASVSSSPQPLRTSDPPSCSPTSAPLPQVNGSFRSPPHQLPEASEAPHSLCKKRKKNPVGETQGPGSVTREAAAAPPGKRRRKKRKRTEDGDACSPQEGKTQRQHGGPGHRQEGRAERPGHRLEEGGQQQLNGQHLVNGWRVSFVTDGHRVSTRKRRKKGAEGQGSEDHLHQDPPWHRSCSPSDIVEPETPAASPRKKKRKNRKQESRQEVEENEHPTGPGVERLGGSAVLGSGPSPAVNGLRPGDRTGLGQAPLVSWNRERESDVVQELLKYSSDKAYGRKVLQWDGGVSAVSQDAIEDSRLARAATVIDDWDEEFDRGKEKKVKKLKREKKRNFNAFQRLQSRRNFWSVTHPAKAASLSYRR from the exons ATGCAAGAAGAAGGTTCCGGCCAGCAAGCGCTTCACCATCCACAGGACGTCCAGCGTGCTGACGCTTTCCCTCAAGCGCTTCGCCAACTTCAGCGGGGGGAAGATCACCAAG GATGTAGGCTATCCGGAATTCCTGAACATCCGCCCATACATGTCCCAGAGTAGTGGCGAGCCTGTCGTGTACGGGCTGTATGCCGTCCTGGTCCACTCGGGCTACAGCTGCCACGCTGGGCACTATTACTGCTATGTGAAG GCAAGCAATGGACAGTGGTACCAGATGAACGATTCCTTGGTCCATTCCAGCAACATCAAGGTGGTTCTGAACCAGCAGGCCTACGTGCTCTTCTACCTGCG AATTCCAGGCTTTAAGAAGAGTCCTGAGGGCTCCATCTCCAGGACAgtctcctcccttcccagtcGCCCTGGTGCAGTTCCAGACCACGTCAGGAAGAACGTCGGCAACGGGACCGTTTCCTCCCCGCTGACTGGAAAG AGACTAGACCCTGCGGCGATGAAGAAGCTGCAGAGCGTGGAGGAGCTAGGTGTGCCCGTTTCCAGGAATGGCTCCGTGTCGGGCCCAAAGTCTCAGAATGGATACACCCCTCCAAAGCCACCCTCGGGGTCCCCTTCCCCCAGACTCTCCAAAACACCCACACACCTGCCCACCATTCTGGATGAGCCTGGAAAGAAGGCCAAGAAGTCGGCTCCCCTGCAGCACTTCTCCCCATCACCCAGAACTTCTCAGGGCTTCCACGGTACCAGCGACTCCAGCGGCGGCAGGTCTGAGAGCCACAGGCAGGCCACCTGGGATGGCAGGAGCGCCGTCCTCCCTACCTCACCCAAGCTCCCGGCCGGAGTGACTGCCAACGGGCATGGGCCCAAGGGGGGCGACGAGAGCCCCGACCCGGAGAGGAGGGATTCCAGCAGCTCCAGCCCAGAGCACTCTGCCAGCAGCGGCCCCGCCAAGACCCCCCAGACCCCCAGGAGCGCAGCTGCCCACTTCTGTGATTCTCAGGGAACAAACTCTTCTGCCGCTGGCCCCTCGAAGGTGCTGCTCGACGGAGAAGGCGCAAAGGTGGTGAAGCCCAAGTCCCCCGTCCTGAACAGCACCGCCAGCGAGCCCGCAAGCACCATGTCTCCTCCACCAGCCAAAAAACTGGCCCTTTCTGCCAAGAAG GCCAGCACCCTGCGGAGGGCAACCGGCAATGACCTCCATCCACCTGCCCTCTCACCATCCTCCGACCTCACCTACCCCAGGAAAACCACTCACCCCGTCGTCGCCTCCACCTGGCCTGTCGGTACAATCAG GGCCATTTCACCTGCTCCCAGATCATCCAGCCATCCGAAGcccccccccggcccccgccgCGCATCAGTGTCCAGTAGCCCCCAGCCTCTCCGGACGTCAGACCCACCGAGCTGCTCCCCAACCTCTGCTCCCCTGCCTCAGGTCAACGGGAGCTTCCGGTCCCCTCCACACCAGCTGCCGGAGGCCAGCGAGGCCCCACACAGCCTctgtaagaagaggaaaaagaacccCGTGGGAGAGACCCAGGGGCCGGGCTCAGTGACACGGGAAGCAGCAGCGGCCCCTccggggaagaggaggaggaagaagaggaagcgCACGGAGGACGGGGACGCCTGCTCCCCGCAGGAGGGCAAGACGCAGCGGCAGCACGGGGGCCCTGGGCACAGGCAGGAGGGCCGGGCAGAGCGGCCAGGGCACAGACTGGAGGAAGGAGGCCAGCAGCAGCTGAACGGCCAGCACCTGGTGAACGGCTGGCGAGTGAGCTTCGTGACAGACGGCCACCGTGTGAGCACccggaagaggaggaagaagggggcgGAGGGCCAAGGTAGCGAAGACCACCTCCACCAGGACCCACCTTGGCACAG GAGCTGCTCCCCATCGGACATTGTCGAGCCAGAGACCCCGGCAGCATctcccaggaagaagaagaggaagaacaggaaGCAGGAGTCACGGCAGGAAGTGGAAGAGAACGAGCACCCCACAGGCCCCGGGGTCGAGAGGCTGGGGGGCTCTGCTGTCCTTGGGAGCGGGCCCTCGCCCGCTGTGAACGGCCTGCGTCCCGGGGACCGCACAG GGCTGGGACAGGCTCCTCTTGTGTCctggaatagagagagagaatccgATGTGGTCCAGGAATTGCTCAAATATTCATCTGATAAAGCTTACGGGAGAAAAG TTCTGCAATGGGACGGCGGGGTGTCAGCCGTAAGCCAGGATGCCATCGAAGACAGCAGGCTGGCCCGTGCTGCCACAGTCATTGATGACTGGGACGAAGAGTTCGATCGGGGGAAG gaaaagaaagtgaaaaaattaaagagagagaagaaaagaaacttcaaCGCCTTCCAGAGACTTCAGAGTAGACGGAACTTTTGGTCTGTGACTCATCCAGCTAAGGCTGCCAGCCTCAGCTATCGCCGCTGA